The genomic region CTGAAGAAAATGCAGAAGAATGGGCAATTCACGACTATGAAAATTGGCATGAAATAAAAATCGAAGAGTACGAAGATATCAATAAAATAGTCGAACTTGCTAGTTTAATTGACGAACATGGAGCCGCTTTTACTTATTATTACGATTCCTTTGGTCAAACTAATGGGTTTGAAGATGGTTATTGCGGTTGCTACGAAAGCGAAGCAGATTTTGTTAAAGAAAGTTTCGCCGAACAAGGAATTATTGAAAGGTGCGAACAAGCAGGATTAAGCGAGTATTACATTGACTGGGAAAGGATGGCTCGTGACTGGTTTATCGAT from Merismopedia glauca CCAP 1448/3 harbors:
- a CDS encoding antirestriction protein ArdA translates to MDNTPKIYVACLAAYNNGKLHGAWINCDQEADEIRSEIETMLHNSPEENAEEWAIHDYENWHEIKIEEYEDINKIVELASLIDEHGAAFTYYYDSFGQTNGFEDGYCGCYESEADFVKESFAEQGIIERCEQAGLSEYYIDWERMARDWFIDSYVSQAESHDKVHVFHR